The window ACGTAACGATTCAATCATTACCCTTATATATTTTGATAATTATTATTATAAGTTTTATACTTTTAGAAACGCTCAACAAAAAAGTAAAAAACACATAAGTTTCAACTTATAGGCAATTAAGCGTTTCAATATTAGCCCACATGTTAAAATGAATATGAACTCATGGAGGTAAATATGATGATGAATATTGAAATATGGAGTGATTATTCTTGTCCATTTTGTTATATTGGGAAAAGAAAATTAGAGAATGCAATTAAAGAATTAGGTGTTGAAAATAAGATTAAATTGGTATTCAAAGCATATCAATTAAATCCAGATGCACCAGAAGTTGCAATTGATGGTATTGAAGGATTAAGCAAAATTAAAGGTATTCCAAAAGAACAAGTTAAAGTGATGTATGGTCAAGCAACAACTTATGCGAAAATGGTTGGTTTAGATTATCATATGGATAAAATTCAATACGTATCGACATACAAAGCTCACCGATTAGCAAAACTAGCTAAAAAATATGGTAAAGAATCAGAATTAACTGAACTATTAATGGATGGTTATTTTGTTAAAGGTTTAAACCTAGGTGATCATGATACTTTAACAAAACTTGCCACATCTGTAGGATTAGATGAGGAATTAGTAAAATCTATTCTAAATACAAATGAATTTGCCAATTTAGTGGATAAAGATATTGAAGAAGCAGAATCAATAGGCATACAAGGTGTCCCATTCTTTATTTTCGGAAGAAAATACGCTGTAAGTGGTGCACAAGATACAGCAATCTTTAAACAAGCAATTACTAAAGCACTCGAAGAAACTAAGTCCTTTACACTTTTAGATGAAGAAGACGCACCTAAATGTGAAGGTGATGAATGCTCTATTTAAAACACCAAAACATCAGTTAAAAACTGGTGTTTTTTCTTTTTAGTTAATAAATTTAGAAAAAAATAAACTTATAGTTTCTTTTAATTTTTTCTATGCAAAGCGTAAAATCAATTAAAAACCTTCATGCTATACTAAAAATAGTTAATGAATACTTATGGAGGTTTATATGGAATTTATCAAATTAAAAGATTTAAGTAGCGAAGCATATTATGAGTGTTTCTCTGATGCCTTTAGTGATTATGTGGGATTCAGACACGTCCCTTATCAAGATTTTATGAATATGATGAAGGTAAGAGGAATGGATCCAGAAATATCTTATGCAGCTAAAATAGATGGTCAACTAGCAGGTGTCATCATGAATGCTTATAAACAAAATGATGAAGCGAATATTGGATATGTTGTATCCATTGGGGTAAGACCAAAATTTAGAGGTCAAAAAGTTGCTCAAAGTTTAATCCTTCATTCCATTCATACTTTTAAAAATATGAAGATTCATTCCTATATGTTAGAAGTAATTACAATCAATGAAAAGGCATATAATTTATATACTAAATTAGGTTTTAAAAAGCAAAGAGACTTCCCATGTTTTAAAATTAATAAAATTGATAAAAAATATAAGGTGTATCCAATTGAGAAAGTTGACAAAATTGACTATAATGATGTTAAGGACTTAATGGATGTTATGCCTTCATGGCAAAACTCATTTAGTTCACTTAATCGAAATCCAGGTCAGTTTACATACTTAGTCGTAAAAGATAACGATAAAATAATTGGATATGCAATTAGTGATCTAAATAAACGCTCATTACTTCAAATTGCGGTACATAAGAATTACAGAAGACAAGGTATTGGAAGTAGTTTACTAAATGAACTCTTTACCTTATCAAATGGGACGCAATTAGGTATTTTAAATGTTGATGAAACATCAATTAGTTTAATTGAGTTTTTCAAACATTTTAAAGCGGAAGAGTTATTAAAACAATTCGAATTAGTTAAAGTCCTAGAATAGGGTGATTTGATGGGGAAAATAAATATTGGATTATTTATTGATACATTTTATCCAATGATCGATGGTGTGGTAAAAGTCGTAGATAGTTATGCAACAAGATTATCAAAAGTTGCTAACGTCTATGTTTTTTGTCCGAAAGGAAGAGATGCAAACTATAAAGACAAATTTCCTTATGAAGTCATTCGTTGTAAGAAGATGCCAATTCCCTTAACAGATTATGATTTACCACGGCCTAAACAAGATAAAGAGTTTATGGATAGATTAAACTCGCTTCAATTAGATATCGTACATATTCACTCCCCATATGCCATTGGCGAAGTCGGTGTAGAATACGCGAAAAGACGAGGCATACCAGTTGTTGGTACTTTGCACAGTCAATATCATAAAGATTTTCAAATGAGAACAAAGTCTAAACTTATATCTAAAGTCATGGTCAAAAAAATAGTTTCCTTATTAAATGAACTTGATCAATGTTATGCAGTTAATAAAAAAATAGCAGAAATTTATCATGGCTTTGGATTAAAGAAAGAACCCCTTGTATTAGAAAATGGAACTGATTTTGTTTATAGTAAAAATCAAAAAACAGTTCTTTACTTAAAATCTAAGCATGAAATTAAAGATGAAAAAGTATTTTTATTTGTTGGAAGAATTGATAAAATAAAAAATATCTATTTTCTAATTGATGTTTTAAAAGAACTTAAAGATAAAGACTTTAAATTTAAAATGATTTTTATTGGTTCAGGACCACATACGAATCAACTTGATTTCAAGATTAATTTTTATGGTTTAAAAAATGATGTCAAAATTTTAGGTAAGATTGCAGATAGAGAGCTACTTGCAGAATATTTTAATATGGCAGATTTATTTGTCTTTCCATCTAAATATGACACATCATCACTTGTTCA of the Acholeplasma hippikon genome contains:
- a CDS encoding DsbA family oxidoreductase yields the protein MMMNIEIWSDYSCPFCYIGKRKLENAIKELGVENKIKLVFKAYQLNPDAPEVAIDGIEGLSKIKGIPKEQVKVMYGQATTYAKMVGLDYHMDKIQYVSTYKAHRLAKLAKKYGKESELTELLMDGYFVKGLNLGDHDTLTKLATSVGLDEELVKSILNTNEFANLVDKDIEEAESIGIQGVPFFIFGRKYAVSGAQDTAIFKQAITKALEETKSFTLLDEEDAPKCEGDECSI
- a CDS encoding GNAT family N-acetyltransferase, translated to MEFIKLKDLSSEAYYECFSDAFSDYVGFRHVPYQDFMNMMKVRGMDPEISYAAKIDGQLAGVIMNAYKQNDEANIGYVVSIGVRPKFRGQKVAQSLILHSIHTFKNMKIHSYMLEVITINEKAYNLYTKLGFKKQRDFPCFKINKIDKKYKVYPIEKVDKIDYNDVKDLMDVMPSWQNSFSSLNRNPGQFTYLVVKDNDKIIGYAISDLNKRSLLQIAVHKNYRRQGIGSSLLNELFTLSNGTQLGILNVDETSISLIEFFKHFKAEELLKQFELVKVLE
- a CDS encoding glycosyltransferase, whose protein sequence is MGKINIGLFIDTFYPMIDGVVKVVDSYATRLSKVANVYVFCPKGRDANYKDKFPYEVIRCKKMPIPLTDYDLPRPKQDKEFMDRLNSLQLDIVHIHSPYAIGEVGVEYAKRRGIPVVGTLHSQYHKDFQMRTKSKLISKVMVKKIVSLLNELDQCYAVNKKIAEIYHGFGLKKEPLVLENGTDFVYSKNQKTVLYLKSKHEIKDEKVFLFVGRIDKIKNIYFLIDVLKELKDKDFKFKMIFIGSGPHTNQLDFKINFYGLKNDVKILGKIADRELLAEYFNMADLFVFPSKYDTSSLVQIEAASQKTPTLFLENTVTASNIIDNRNGYLAKDDVKDYANRIVEIFSDMKAYEQVCENAYKDLYRNWDDLVKKVYQMYLEQISLKNAVNSTR